A window of Natrinema versiforme contains these coding sequences:
- a CDS encoding AIR carboxylase family protein, with protein sequence MSDSVTDLIDRLHDEAAQDRPAVETPDVGIVMGSDSDLETMMTGGTRRGAYDAFVDELGFAEQTDYESAPDAQFTFETYVTSAHRTPDLMTAYAETAEERGLEVIIAGAGGKSADLPNMTASIAYPLPVIGVPVQEKSVDSVIGMPTGAPLVAVDAGKSFNAALSAAQILARQHDEVRNRLVAYHEALRDGVGNVSRELHDSGTPAFRDRDR encoded by the coding sequence ATGAGCGACAGCGTCACCGATCTGATCGACCGCCTGCACGACGAGGCCGCACAGGACCGCCCGGCCGTGGAGACGCCCGACGTGGGGATCGTCATGGGCAGCGACTCCGACCTCGAGACGATGATGACCGGCGGCACGCGCCGCGGCGCGTACGACGCCTTCGTGGACGAACTCGGCTTCGCCGAACAGACCGACTACGAGAGCGCGCCCGACGCGCAGTTTACGTTCGAGACCTACGTCACCTCGGCCCATCGCACGCCCGACTTAATGACGGCTTACGCCGAAACCGCCGAGGAGCGCGGCCTCGAGGTCATTATCGCCGGCGCAGGTGGGAAGTCCGCCGACCTCCCGAACATGACCGCGTCGATCGCGTACCCGCTACCGGTCATCGGCGTGCCGGTCCAAGAGAAGTCCGTCGACAGCGTCATCGGCATGCCGACGGGCGCACCGCTGGTCGCAGTCGACGCCGGCAAGTCGTTCAACGCCGCGCTGTCGGCCGCCCAAATCCTTGCACGCCAGCACGACGAGGTTCGCAACCGGTTGGTCGCGTACCACGAGGCCCTGCGCGACGGCGTCGGGAACGTCTCTCGCGAACTGCACGACAGCGGCACGCCGGCGTTCCGGGACCGCGATCGGTAA
- the ribH gene encoding 6,7-dimethyl-8-ribityllumazine synthase: MTTLGLVVAEFNRPITEQMEQEALEAATAAGAEVSETVRVPGAYDAPLAADRLARRDDVDAVAVIGTVITGDTDHDQVITDATAQRLSDVSLERDTPVTLGVTGPGMSAAEARERVENAAKAVDGALDLVDELPDPSPAADSD, encoded by the coding sequence ATGACCACGCTCGGACTGGTGGTCGCGGAATTCAACCGTCCGATCACCGAGCAGATGGAGCAGGAAGCGCTCGAGGCGGCCACCGCCGCGGGTGCCGAGGTGTCCGAGACGGTCCGCGTCCCGGGGGCGTACGACGCGCCGCTGGCCGCCGACCGGCTCGCACGCCGCGACGATGTCGATGCCGTGGCCGTCATCGGGACCGTTATCACCGGTGACACGGACCACGATCAGGTGATCACCGACGCCACCGCCCAGCGGCTCTCCGACGTGAGTCTCGAGCGCGACACGCCCGTGACACTCGGCGTCACCGGCCCCGGCATGTCCGCCGCCGAGGCGCGCGAGCGCGTCGAAAACGCGGCGAAAGCCGTCGACGGTGCGCTCGATCTCGTCGACGAACTACCCGACCCCAGTCCCGCCGCCGATTCCGACTAG
- a CDS encoding pyridoxal phosphate-dependent aminotransferase produces the protein MTMEFTDRVSRVEPSATLAISALATELEAEGADVVDLSVGEPDFPTPENIIEAGQDAMDAGHTGYTTSAGILELREAIADKLADDGLDHSTDEIIVTPGAKQALYEIVQALVQDGDEVALLDPAWVSYEAMVKMAGGDLTRVDLSESDFQLEPALDDLAEAVSDDTELLIVNSPSNPTGAVYSDAALEGVRDLAVEHDITVISDEIYKEITYGVEPTSLGTLEGMADRTVTVNGFSKAYSMTGWRLGYFAGPEDLIDQAGKLHSHSVSSAVNFVQHAGLEALENTDEAVEEMTEAFEERRDLVVDLLADYDVDVAVPEGAFYMMLPVDDSEALRASDASGDEPRADDQAWCEGAIEDAHVATVPGSAFGTPGYARISYAASEERLEEGIERLAEEGYL, from the coding sequence ATGACGATGGAATTCACCGACCGCGTCAGCCGAGTCGAACCGTCCGCAACGCTCGCCATCTCTGCACTCGCCACCGAACTCGAGGCCGAGGGCGCAGACGTCGTCGACCTCTCCGTCGGCGAACCCGACTTCCCCACGCCCGAGAACATCATCGAGGCGGGCCAAGACGCGATGGACGCCGGTCACACCGGCTACACCACCTCCGCGGGCATCCTCGAACTCCGCGAGGCCATCGCCGACAAGCTCGCCGACGACGGCCTCGATCACAGCACGGACGAGATCATCGTCACGCCCGGCGCGAAGCAGGCGCTGTACGAGATCGTCCAGGCGCTCGTTCAGGACGGTGACGAAGTCGCCCTCCTCGACCCCGCGTGGGTCTCCTACGAAGCCATGGTCAAGATGGCCGGCGGCGATCTGACCCGCGTCGACCTCTCGGAGTCCGACTTCCAGCTCGAGCCCGCGCTCGACGACCTCGCCGAAGCGGTGTCGGACGACACCGAACTGCTGATCGTCAACTCGCCGTCGAACCCCACCGGCGCCGTCTACTCCGACGCGGCCCTCGAGGGCGTCCGCGATCTGGCCGTCGAACACGACATCACCGTCATCTCCGACGAGATCTACAAGGAGATCACCTACGGCGTCGAGCCGACGAGTCTGGGCACGCTCGAGGGCATGGCCGACCGCACCGTCACGGTCAACGGCTTCTCGAAGGCCTACTCGATGACCGGCTGGCGGCTCGGCTACTTCGCCGGCCCCGAGGACCTGATCGATCAGGCTGGCAAGCTCCACAGCCACTCCGTCTCCTCGGCCGTCAACTTCGTCCAGCACGCCGGCCTCGAGGCCCTCGAGAACACCGACGAGGCCGTCGAAGAGATGACCGAGGCCTTCGAAGAGCGCCGCGATCTGGTCGTCGACCTGCTCGCCGACTACGACGTCGATGTCGCCGTCCCCGAGGGCGCGTTCTACATGATGCTTCCCGTCGACGACAGCGAGGCGCTACGCGCCTCGGATGCGAGCGGCGATGAGCCGCGAGCCGACGATCAGGCCTGGTGTGAGGGTGCGATCGAAGACGCCCACGTCGCGACCGTCCCCGGCAGCGCGTTCGGCACGCCCGGCTACGCCCGAATCTCGTACGCCGCCAGCGAAGAACGACTCGAGGAAGGGATCGAGCGACTGGCCGAGGAAGGCTACCTGTAG
- a CDS encoding HNH endonuclease: protein MDCPTCGKLLSTEQGMRQHHTKVHGDPLPNRTCSGCGTEFYDPKARLEFCDDCNPNGGTNNGNWKGGKETTTCSRCGSTFDFYPSDKPGIYCPECVANADTFLGTPYYEYHDIERVKTVCEWCGRISTVLKSKAEREPVRFCSQNCLSHWLSAQWENTENAYNGRWRSVRRKALERDDHTCQRCGITREEIGHEPDVHHIVPVRTFTDPQLAHTLDNVICLCRSCHRYAEIEPIEAFSPSSSQGE from the coding sequence ATGGACTGCCCGACGTGTGGGAAATTGCTCTCGACGGAGCAGGGCATGCGCCAACACCATACGAAAGTCCACGGCGATCCGCTGCCGAATCGCACCTGCAGCGGGTGCGGGACCGAGTTCTACGACCCGAAAGCGCGCCTCGAGTTCTGCGACGACTGCAACCCAAACGGCGGAACGAACAACGGGAACTGGAAGGGCGGGAAAGAAACGACGACATGCAGCCGCTGTGGATCAACGTTTGACTTCTATCCATCAGACAAACCGGGCATATACTGTCCAGAATGCGTTGCGAACGCCGATACATTCCTCGGGACGCCCTATTACGAATACCACGATATAGAGCGAGTAAAGACGGTCTGTGAATGGTGTGGCCGGATTTCGACCGTACTGAAATCGAAAGCGGAGCGCGAACCAGTCCGGTTCTGCAGCCAGAACTGCCTCAGCCATTGGCTATCGGCACAGTGGGAAAATACCGAAAACGCATACAATGGCCGCTGGAGAAGCGTTCGACGGAAAGCCCTCGAACGAGACGATCACACGTGCCAGCGCTGTGGCATCACTCGCGAAGAGATCGGCCACGAACCCGACGTTCACCATATCGTCCCGGTACGAACGTTCACCGATCCACAGCTTGCACACACCCTCGATAACGTTATTTGCCTCTGCCGAAGTTGCCACCGGTACGCTGAAATTGAACCAATCGAGGCATTCTCTCCTTCCTCGAGCCAGGGCGAATAA
- a CDS encoding GNAT family N-acetyltransferase, which yields MALSSDRQSQRPPSTVTDREGRTVTVSTYAGDADPLVEMYAHFDDESRSQGLPPRGEARQRQWLDGLLEDGLNVVVWHRDDAVGHAVLIPYDDTAELAIFVRPAYQLAGIGTALIRCLLGHGQANGVDHVWLTVARTNRIAMNLYRSAGFETTARERGEHEMDRQL from the coding sequence ATGGCGCTCTCCTCCGACCGGCAGTCACAGCGTCCGCCGTCGACGGTCACCGATCGCGAGGGGCGAACGGTGACGGTCAGTACCTACGCGGGCGATGCCGACCCGCTGGTGGAGATGTACGCCCACTTCGACGACGAATCGCGGTCGCAGGGGCTCCCGCCGCGCGGGGAGGCCCGGCAACGCCAGTGGTTAGACGGCCTCCTCGAGGACGGGCTGAACGTCGTCGTCTGGCATCGAGACGACGCGGTCGGGCACGCGGTGTTGATTCCCTACGACGACACAGCGGAGTTGGCGATTTTCGTCCGGCCGGCGTATCAGTTGGCGGGTATCGGGACGGCACTCATCCGGTGCTTGCTCGGACACGGGCAGGCGAACGGGGTCGACCACGTCTGGCTGACCGTCGCTCGAACCAACCGCATCGCGATGAATCTCTATCGATCGGCCGGGTTCGAAACGACGGCCCGCGAGCGCGGCGAACACGAGATGGACCGCCAGTTGTGA
- a CDS encoding NADH-quinone oxidoreductase subunit D — protein sequence MSTGLERGGQPPIEVTEDDLEALLGDRALARDDHMNAPGFVIRPDDVQSVLTDLRDEAGFDHLANLTAQEYADRYESIYHLRKYDDPTQEVSIVVPTTTDDPVSQSAEPVFRTADWHEREAFDLVGIDYEGHPDPRRILLPETWQGHPLSRGYDQEKPQLVTLTEHANPVQPDHHDDESDTMFLNIGPHHPATHGVLHIETVLDGETVVDVDPDVGYLHRCEEQMCQQGTYRHQIMPYPDRWDYVSAGLLNEWAYARTAEDLADIEVPEYAQVIRTMGAELCRIASHMLALATFALDVYGDFTAIFQYGMRDREVVQDILEDLTGQRLMFNYFRLGGVAWDLPEPREEFIEKTRDFLDELPAKVDEYNDLLTGNEIFQIRCHDTGVLEPEVAKQYGCTGPVARGSGIDYDLRRDDPYGYYDNLEWDVVTEDGCDNYSRVLVRMQEVEESAKIIEQCLDLLEDWPEDERTVQSNVPRTLKPDADTEIYRSVEGAKGELGIYIRSDGTDKPGRFKIRSPCFHNLSALPEMSEGEYVPDLIASLGSLDIVLGEVDR from the coding sequence ATGAGCACGGGACTCGAGCGCGGCGGCCAGCCGCCGATCGAAGTCACGGAAGACGACCTCGAGGCGCTGCTCGGTGATCGCGCGCTCGCACGCGACGACCACATGAACGCGCCCGGATTCGTCATCCGACCGGACGACGTCCAATCGGTCCTCACGGACCTCCGGGACGAGGCAGGATTCGATCACCTCGCAAACCTCACCGCACAGGAGTACGCCGATCGGTACGAATCGATCTACCACCTCCGGAAGTACGACGATCCGACCCAAGAGGTGTCGATTGTCGTCCCGACGACCACCGACGACCCGGTCAGTCAGAGCGCCGAACCGGTCTTCCGAACCGCCGACTGGCACGAGCGGGAGGCCTTCGACCTCGTCGGCATCGACTACGAGGGCCACCCCGATCCGCGGCGGATCCTCCTGCCCGAAACGTGGCAGGGCCACCCGCTCTCGCGGGGCTACGATCAGGAGAAACCCCAGCTGGTGACCCTGACCGAACACGCCAACCCGGTCCAGCCGGACCACCACGACGACGAGTCGGACACGATGTTCCTGAACATCGGTCCCCACCACCCGGCGACCCACGGCGTGCTCCACATCGAGACGGTCTTGGACGGCGAGACGGTCGTCGACGTCGATCCCGACGTCGGCTACCTGCACCGCTGCGAGGAGCAGATGTGCCAGCAGGGGACCTACCGTCACCAGATCATGCCCTATCCCGACCGCTGGGACTACGTCTCGGCCGGCCTGCTCAACGAGTGGGCCTACGCGCGCACGGCCGAGGACCTCGCGGACATCGAGGTCCCCGAGTACGCGCAGGTCATCCGGACGATGGGCGCAGAACTGTGCCGGATCGCTTCCCACATGCTCGCGCTGGCGACGTTCGCGCTGGACGTCTACGGCGACTTCACCGCCATCTTCCAATATGGCATGCGCGACCGCGAGGTCGTCCAAGACATCCTGGAGGATCTGACCGGCCAGCGGCTCATGTTCAACTACTTCCGGCTGGGCGGCGTCGCGTGGGACCTGCCCGAACCCCGCGAGGAGTTCATCGAGAAGACGCGGGACTTCCTCGACGAACTCCCCGCGAAGGTCGACGAGTACAACGACCTGCTGACCGGCAACGAGATCTTCCAGATCCGGTGTCACGACACCGGGGTCTTAGAGCCCGAGGTCGCCAAACAGTACGGCTGTACCGGGCCCGTCGCACGCGGATCCGGCATCGACTACGACCTCCGGCGCGACGACCCCTATGGCTACTACGATAACCTCGAGTGGGACGTCGTCACCGAGGACGGCTGTGACAACTACAGCCGCGTCCTCGTGCGCATGCAAGAGGTCGAGGAGTCCGCGAAGATCATCGAGCAGTGTCTCGACCTGCTCGAGGACTGGCCCGAGGACGAACGCACGGTCCAGAGCAACGTCCCGCGGACGCTCAAGCCGGACGCGGATACGGAGATCTACCGCAGCGTCGAGGGTGCGAAGGGCGAACTCGGCATTTACATCCGCTCGGACGGCACCGACAAGCCGGGTCGGTTCAAGATCCGGAGTCCGTGCTTCCACAACCTCTCGGCGCTGCCCGAGATGTCCGAAGGGGAGTACGTACCGGACCTGATCGCGTCGTTGGGCAGCCTCGATATCGTGCTCGGAGAGGTGGACCGGTAG
- a CDS encoding 5-(carboxyamino)imidazole ribonucleotide synthase has translation MTTLRTPGPTIGVVGGGQLGRMLAEAAAPLGVEVVVLDPTPDCPAALVARDQIVAEFDDEAGIRELAACADVLTFEIELADQDVMERVSEETGTPVHPKPSTLETIHDKLVQKRDLEDAGVPVPPFRAVEDADDIRAAIDDYGAPVMLKARTGGYDGRGNVPVESKDEAADALESVAGPAMVESFVDFEREVSVIAVKGEDEVATFPIGENVHVDEILRETIVPARSSDAAAERAYDVARDVLEVMDGRGVYGIELFETREGEILLNEIAPRPHNSGHWTIEGAQSSQFEQHARAVLGWPLGSTELRSPTVLTNLLGDVRKSFALSSQSESQSDSDDVDEEQRVEFGDIDRVLETPGAHLHWYGKRQVRPLRKMGHVTVSGETEDADIEDLLERARDLENSVTFRTDE, from the coding sequence ATGACGACGCTACGGACGCCGGGACCGACGATCGGTGTAGTCGGCGGGGGACAGCTCGGGCGGATGCTCGCGGAGGCGGCCGCGCCGCTTGGCGTCGAAGTGGTCGTGCTCGACCCGACGCCGGACTGTCCGGCGGCGCTCGTGGCCCGCGACCAGATCGTCGCCGAGTTCGACGACGAGGCGGGGATCCGCGAACTCGCCGCGTGCGCCGACGTGCTCACGTTCGAAATCGAACTCGCGGATCAGGACGTGATGGAGCGCGTGAGCGAGGAGACGGGCACGCCCGTTCACCCGAAGCCGTCGACGCTCGAGACGATTCACGATAAACTCGTCCAGAAACGGGACCTCGAGGACGCGGGGGTTCCGGTGCCGCCGTTCCGCGCGGTCGAAGACGCCGACGACATCCGCGCGGCGATCGACGACTACGGCGCGCCGGTGATGCTCAAGGCCCGCACGGGCGGCTACGACGGCCGCGGGAACGTTCCCGTCGAGTCGAAGGATGAAGCTGCGGACGCCCTCGAGTCCGTCGCCGGTCCCGCGATGGTCGAGTCGTTCGTCGATTTCGAGCGCGAGGTTTCGGTTATCGCCGTCAAAGGCGAGGACGAGGTCGCGACCTTCCCCATCGGCGAGAACGTCCACGTCGACGAGATCCTCCGGGAAACCATCGTTCCCGCGCGCTCGAGCGACGCGGCCGCGGAACGCGCCTACGACGTCGCGCGCGACGTGCTCGAAGTAATGGACGGACGGGGCGTCTATGGGATCGAATTATTTGAAACGCGCGAGGGAGAGATCCTGCTCAACGAGATCGCGCCGCGTCCGCACAACTCCGGCCACTGGACGATCGAGGGCGCTCAGAGCTCGCAGTTCGAACAGCACGCGCGCGCGGTACTGGGCTGGCCGCTCGGCTCGACCGAACTGCGCTCGCCGACTGTGCTGACGAACCTGCTCGGCGACGTTCGAAAGAGCTTCGCTCTTTCGAGCCAATCAGAATCGCAAAGCGATTCTGATGATGTCGACGAGGAACAGCGCGTGGAGTTCGGTGATATCGACCGGGTCCTCGAGACGCCGGGCGCGCACCTCCACTGGTACGGCAAGCGGCAGGTCCGGCCGCTGCGCAAGATGGGCCACGTCACCGTCTCGGGCGAGACCGAGGACGCCGACATCGAGGACCTGCTCGAGCGTGCGCGCGACCTCGAGAATTCTGTGACGTTCCGAACGGACGAGTAG
- a CDS encoding NADH-quinone oxidoreductase subunit B, whose protein sequence is MSSEQPRQQIYDSTAPSTDTRDSRIGEGADDRFNSKLREAFGSTPFILTKFDKFMNWVRGNSMFMLQFGIACCSIEMMHTYAIKHDLDRFGAGVPRASPRQADVMIVPGTIVSKFGPRMKRVYDQMPEPKFVVGMGSCTISGGPFQEGYNVVKGAEEIIPIDIHVPGCPPRPEALVYGIAKLQERIRNGESTPVVVKPYELEEFGDLPQDELVQKLADDIDEEDLVMRYNWADSP, encoded by the coding sequence ATGAGTAGCGAACAACCACGCCAGCAAATCTACGATAGCACCGCACCGTCGACGGACACCCGCGACTCGCGAATCGGTGAGGGTGCCGACGACCGCTTCAACTCCAAGCTTCGGGAGGCGTTCGGATCGACGCCGTTTATCCTCACGAAGTTCGATAAGTTCATGAACTGGGTCCGGGGCAACTCCATGTTCATGCTCCAGTTCGGGATCGCGTGTTGCAGCATCGAGATGATGCACACGTACGCGATCAAACACGACCTCGACCGCTTCGGCGCCGGAGTCCCGCGGGCCTCGCCGCGGCAGGCCGACGTGATGATCGTCCCGGGGACGATCGTCTCGAAGTTCGGGCCCCGCATGAAGCGAGTCTACGACCAGATGCCCGAACCCAAGTTCGTCGTCGGTATGGGGTCGTGTACGATTTCCGGCGGCCCCTTCCAAGAGGGCTACAACGTCGTCAAGGGCGCCGAGGAGATCATCCCGATCGACATCCACGTCCCCGGCTGTCCGCCCCGACCGGAGGCGCTCGTCTACGGCATCGCCAAACTCCAAGAGCGGATCCGCAACGGGGAGTCGACGCCCGTCGTCGTCAAACCGTACGAACTCGAGGAGTTCGGCGACCTGCCACAGGACGAACTCGTCCAGAAGCTCGCGGACGACATCGACGAGGAGGACCTCGTCATGCGCTACAACTGGGCTGATTCGCCATGA
- a CDS encoding NADH-quinone oxidoreductase subunit A — MNDWIAIGALALVGVLIPFGMMAVSYLLRPTVPETSKRATYESGEIPTGGTRIRFNIQYYMVALLFVVFDIETVLLFPWTVAYQDALAAEEISLVSALGPMLLFVAILLVGLAWAWRTGAVQWAQTPRQLETDRS; from the coding sequence ATGAATGATTGGATCGCCATCGGGGCGCTGGCGCTCGTCGGGGTACTGATACCGTTCGGGATGATGGCGGTATCGTATCTCCTGCGACCCACCGTGCCCGAAACGAGCAAACGAGCCACCTACGAGAGTGGCGAGATTCCGACCGGCGGGACGCGCATCCGGTTCAATATTCAGTATTACATGGTTGCGCTGCTGTTCGTCGTCTTCGATATCGAGACCGTCCTGTTGTTCCCGTGGACGGTCGCCTATCAGGATGCGCTCGCGGCGGAGGAAATCTCGCTTGTCAGCGCGCTCGGGCCAATGCTACTGTTCGTCGCCATCCTACTCGTCGGACTCGCGTGGGCGTGGCGCACAGGTGCAGTACAGTGGGCACAGACACCGCGTCAGCTGGAAACTGACAGATCATGA